A genomic window from Chloroflexota bacterium includes:
- a CDS encoding DedA family protein: MTESIFFQYGYAGLFAVSFLSATLLPLASEAFVALMPGAGYNIWWVLIFATVGNFLGSLTNYFIGKWGSNFVLARFVRTDEKKMQRAKELFNRWGTPVLFFSWIPIIGDPLTVVGGIMDIRLTTFTLWVLSGKVLRYLIILSLVQFVV; the protein is encoded by the coding sequence ATGACTGAGAGTATTTTCTTTCAGTATGGTTATGCCGGACTTTTCGCGGTTAGTTTCCTTTCGGCCACATTATTACCATTGGCCTCAGAGGCTTTTGTAGCTTTGATGCCGGGCGCGGGCTATAACATTTGGTGGGTGTTGATCTTTGCTACAGTCGGAAACTTTCTGGGGTCGTTGACAAATTACTTTATCGGCAAATGGGGCAGCAATTTTGTACTGGCGCGCTTCGTCCGCACCGATGAAAAGAAAATGCAACGCGCCAAGGAACTTTTTAACCGCTGGGGCACGCCGGTATTATTCTTCTCCTGGATTCCAATCATCGGGGATCCGTTAACTGTTGTGGGTGGCATTATGGATATTCGCCTCACCACGTTTACTCTTTGGGTGCTTTCCGGAAAAGTGTTGCGTTATCTGATTATATTGAGTTTAGTTCAGTTTGTTGTGTAA